Proteins found in one Fusarium oxysporum Fo47 chromosome V, complete sequence genomic segment:
- a CDS encoding uncharacterized protein (expressed protein), whose protein sequence is MHVISSICFLSYLLSLSRMHQAYIRPAPSSPQPYSLFSFLSINHVTKFSCLNFSKKVPLPSHALFCFSSRSLSQPQFQETRFLMEEYLPPTSSFSLNVDVDTSISRERKHLPRKLTVHRDRTPRRKTTKDLP, encoded by the coding sequence ATGCATGTTATCAGCTCTATTTGCTTTTTGTCTTatcttttgtctttgtctcgGATGCATCAAGCCTACATCCGCCCTGCACCATCGTCCCCCCAACCGTATTCactgttttcttttttatcGATAAATCACGTCACGAAGTTCTCATGTCTGAATTTTTCCAAGAAAGTCCCATTGCCAAGTCATGCCCTTTTTTGCTTTTCATCCCGATCTCTATCTCAGCCCCAATTTCAAGAGACCCGTTTTCTGATGGAGGAATATCTCCCTCCcacctcaagcttctccCTGAACGTGGATGTGGATACGTCAATAAGTCGAGAAAGAAAGCATTTACCAAGAAAATTGACAGTTCATCGTGACAGAACGCCAAGACGGAAAACAACAAAGGATCTTCCCTGA
- a CDS encoding fatty acid hydroxylase superfamily-domain-containing protein, whose protein sequence is MGNDSSILADGSAMAVPGTSFNHTLFETALPPLPTFSLEVQPDLFPWVSDFWLNLLLPVVVYWVLSLTFHAIDVNDWFPQYRLHTPEEITKRNHVSRFEVARDVILQQIIQVVTGALLALSEPPEMIGKSEYDVAVWATRIRIAQRALPTVLGLVGLNATAISKSLLDTHPLLAGAVAGGYYPSLVDANSEPAFASWEMTLAKTIYYFLIPAVQYFIGAAIIDTWQYFLHRLMHVNKWLYVHFHSRHHRLYVPYAYGALYNHPVEGFLLDTLGAAVAFKVTRMTLRQGILFFSMSTIKTVDDHCGYAFPWDPLQIVTSNNAEYHDIHHQHWGIKTNFAQPFFTFWDTLLDTKYRGSKTNKPGQKKAKVEEKAQ, encoded by the exons ATGGGCAACGACAGCTCCATTCTCGCCGACGGCTCCGCCATGGCCGTGCCCGGCACTTCTTTCAATCATACGCTCTTCGAAACAGCTTTACCACCGCTGCCAACATTTAGTCTTGAGGTCCAGCCTGATCTCTTTCCTTGGGTCTCCGACTTTTGGCTCAATTTGTTACTCCCTGTTGTTGTCTACTGGGTCCTATCCCTGACATTCCATGCAATCGACGTCAACGACTGGTTCCCCCAATATCGACTACACACGCCTGAAGAAATCACCAAACGCAACCACGTCTCCCGCTTTGAGGTCGCCCGCGATGTTATCCTGCAGCAGATCATCCAGGTCGTCACTGGCGCTCTTCTCGCCTTGTCCGAGCCTCCGGAGATGATTGGAAAGAGTGAATATGACGTTGCAGTCTGGGCTACTCGCATCCGTATCGCGCAACGAGCTCTCCCAACTGTGCTCGGCCTCGTCGGCCTCAATGCTACAGCAATCTCCAAGAGTCTCCTTGACACTCATCCCCTGCTGGCCGGGGCTGTTGCTGGTGGTTACTACCCGTCGCTTGTGGACGCGAACTCGGAACCTGCTTTCGCCTCTTGGGAGATGACATTGGCCAAGACTATCTACTACTTCCTGATCCCTGCTGTTCAGTACTTTATTGGCGCTGCTATCATCGATACTTGGCAATACTTCCTCCACCGATTGATGCATGTCAACAAGTGGTTGTATG TTCACTTCCACTCTCGCCACCACCGTCTTTACGTGCCTTACGCTTATGGTGCTCTCTACAACCACCCTGTTGAGGGGTTCCTGCTCGACACCCTCGGTGCCGCCGTCGCATTCAAGGTCACCCGCATGACTTTGCGCCAGggcatcctcttcttctcaatgtcCACGATCAAGACAGTCGACGACCACTGCGGCTACGCGTTCCCCTGGGACCCTCTCCAGATCGTCACCAGCAACAACGCTGAATATCACGAcatccaccaccaacacTGGGGCATCAAGACCAACTTTGCTCAGCCCTTCTTCACTTTCTGGGACACTCTTCTCGATACCAAGTACAGGGGCTCCAAGACCAACAAGCCTGGCCAaaagaaggccaaggttgaggaAAAGGCTCAGTAG
- a CDS encoding Mss4-like protein translates to MLIYKDILTGDELISDSYDLKEVDGIVYEADCAMIEEGGLNVDIGANASAEEAAEDVDDQVVKVNNIVSSFRLQETSFDKKSYLTYLKGYMKAVKAALQEKGAPAEEITAFEKGAQNYVKNVVLAKFKDFEFLTGESMNPDGMVVLLNYREDGVTPYITVWKHGLTEMKV, encoded by the exons ATGCTTATCTACAAG GATATCCTCACTGGTGACGAGCTCATCTCCGACTCCTACGATCTCAAGGAGGTCGATGGCATCGTCTACGAGGCCGACTGTGCCATGATCGAGGAGGGTGGTCTTAACGTCG ATATCGGTGCCAACGCTTCCGCCGAGGAGGCTGCCGAAGATGTCGATGACCAGGTCGTCAAGgtcaacaacatcgtcagCTCTTTCCGTCTCCAGGAGACCTCTTTCGACAAGAAGAGCTACCTCACCTACCTCAAGG GTTACATGAAGGCTGTCAAGGCTGCTCTCCAGGAGAAGGGTGCTCCCGCCGAGGAGATCACTGCCTTCGAGAAGGGTGCCCAGAACTATGTCAAGAACGTCGTCcttgccaagttcaaggacttCGAGTTCCTTACTGGCGAGTCCATGAACCCCGACGGAAT GGTTGTCCTCCTCAACTACCGTGAGGATGGTGTCACCCCCTACATCACCGTCTGGAAGCACGGTCTTACCGAGATGAAGGTCTAA
- a CDS encoding Mis12 protein-domain-containing protein — MAAQQNSDYELLTEHFGYPPVSLLDDIINTVNVLADRALDSVERLLLSIPPQSLGFSNKHASKDGTPALPPDEAAKLEIEHGTHQLETLLNASIDKNFDLFELYTMRNILTVRPDDQPYMRLAHYEGLDFSGSEGPDRPTTESVTALRRRLHASQRLHTALESERARNDALLGKLRSVLGVVPGNVKAEEGQAQAPDGSAFGFLRDKTSLQAAGADKPIATTTEFTLSQLQALRALSTSLRTLLPDLGPTDADTSMEDASSSSRTWRRERVEYVEGASRKYLETARGLELGDQGEVRDGEWQGEGRKITRSDVEGLEQVAAMLGQKSTTTGEASGEGEPMDQS; from the exons ATGGCAGCGCAACAAAACTCAGACTATGAACTCTTAACAGAGCATTTTGGATACCCTCCAGTT TCCCTCCTCgacgacatcatcaacactgTCAATGTCCTCGCCGACCGTGCCCTCGACTCAGTCGaacgtcttcttctctccattCCACCGCAATCATTAGGGTTCTCCAACAAACATGCCTCGAAAGATGGAACGCCGGCTCTACCACCCGACGAGGCAGCCAAGCTAGAGATCGAACATGGCACACACCAGCTCGAGACTCTTCTCAACGCGTCCATCGACAAGAACTTCGATTTGTTCGAGCTATACACGATGCGCAATATCCTAACAGTGCGGCCAGATGATCAACCATATATGCGTCTGGCGCACTACGAGGGCTTGGATTTCTCTGGGTCAGAAGGTCCAGATAGGCCAACGACCGAGTCTGTGACTGCGCTGCGGAGGAGATTACATGCTAGCCAGCGACTACACACAGCACTCGAGTCTGAGAGAGCCCGAAATGATGCGCTGCTTGGCAAATTGAGGTCTGTGCTGGGTGTTGTGCCTGGCAATGTAAAAGCAGAAGAGGGACAGGCTCAGGCACCAGACGGTTCAGCCTTTGGATTCTTGCGCGACAAGACAAGTCTTCAGGCCGCTGGAGCCGACAAGCCCATCGCGACGACAACAGAATTCACCCTCTCACAATTACAAGCCCTCCGCGCTCTATCAACATCACTACGCACATTGCTTCCTGACCTTGGTCCCACGGATGCAGATACCTCAATGGAGGACGCCTCAAGTAGCTCACGTACATGGAGACGCGAGCGTGTGGAATATGTGGAGGGTGCATCGCGGAAATATCTCGAGACAGCTAGAGGTCTGGAGCTGGGAGATCAGGGCGAGGTACGTGACGGTGAGTGGCAGGGAGAAGGACGCAAAATTACGAGAAGCGATGTTGAGGGGCTGGAACAAGTGGCTGCTATGCTTGGGCAGAAGTCAACGACGACAGGCGAAGCTTCTGGTGAAGGAGAACCGATGGATCAGTCATAG
- a CDS encoding ATP-utilizing chromatin assembly and remodelling N-terminal-domain-containing protein codes for MVLFKRKPVRFLPAQEIEDENTEVWHIPQTGEIFTSYEDYLDRMDFYKQRRFNDQITGHSGLTFFEALKSELAGGKEVEASFPEALKGPILRKVQFQTVSRLDNLVDQIYDEFKHDYYPGEEVTVTMKGGDRAHGLVRDKTTFGPRALPDGTHSLPTTRYLVDLKDTEQDTIVTDEHICRDRGIFTKAMLRSFIKKTVTRDAWNGAPWLVKHDYASQYHIDTRVPPHLRYDTKVIERKQLQAQKRAHLNHDTNGHDLTSALHSGPVRLPELKPAPKSKAKPGQPGSGSKGLKWPLNMPVHGGNPFSSPSDYGIQTPIQREPTPPPPPPPPPKYPIEDLQLEPRDDRKRPPLRFLCRNPPVKVENDDMPQSEYCDKIEMESIGPLLETWDTLNVYCEVFKLDSFTFDDYVETLCVASEEVPIQLLDEIHCSVLKILVDSEADGGKVRITLPEVDEEDSDEDSDEDASALPTPEPEARPVGRATRSSLAKAEAERLAAEAAAAEKESEEETKHRAEQLLKDYDWIEHLRKRDFTNGGWERIMVGLLHQLSKNERRHEVCEELLHLLVPAGVDATQETVKQRYAQLDVNQRVKALQIICMLTTETKAMRGYMEDCSETMTTYRKERIEWQRQRKQAIEDLRQLNEQKKILLPENMPPSPPKEEDGDVKIADPEDSIISRGGDGEETEDDPSARKRRRPQTAKQRKQEEEEARKKEKAAKVAKTPKPPAQSKQFTKLLKDIQKKEEVIKKCEEEIAVIENDLREADCPRTRVLGKDRFWNRYYWFERNGMPYGGLPDSSTASADYANGLIWVQGPDELEREGYIDLPAELQEEYKEKFNMTVPERKAMEEANTSVFNAHQWGYISEPAHVDELIKWLDPRGFNELKLRKELLSFKDKIAKHMESRKAYLSKEEDGDKKEENHKRMSTRIRDKSPEAPNYRSLQWENTTALEELGHLHSDPPPPPRSRKQTRKREAVNDAPAPAAKSRRR; via the exons ATG GTCCTCTTCAAACGTAAACCGGTCCGCTTCTTACCGGCACAGGAAATTGAAGATGAGAATACTGAG GTCTGGCACATTCCTCAAACAGGGGAGATCTTTACCTCATATGAGGACTATCTTGATCG AATGGATTTCTATAAACAG CGTCGCTTTAATGATCAGATTACAGGCCATTCTGGTTTGACTTTCTTTGAGGCTCTAAAGAGCGAG CTTGCTGGTGGCAAAGAAGTCGAAGCTTCATTTCCTGAGGCGTTGAAAGGTCCTATACTGCGTAAGGTGCAGTTTCAGACCGTTTCTCGACTGGATAACCTCGTTGATCAAATTTACGACGAGTTCAAGCATGACTATTACCCTGGTGAAGAGGTCACAGTGACCATGAAGGGAGGCGATCGCGCTCATGGATTGGTCCGCGACAAGACAACCTTTGGTCCCCGCGCTCTTCCTGATGGAACTCACTCTTTACCTACAACCCGCTATCTGGTGGATCTCAAGGACACAGAACAGGACACGATTGTAACCGATGAGCACATCTGTCGCGACCGGGGTATCTTCACCAAGGCAATGCTCAGATCTTTCATCAAGAAGACTGTCACCCGCGACGCATGGAATGGGGCACCGTGGCTGGTCAAGCACGACTATGCGAGCCAGTATCATATCGATACTCGCGTTCCTCCTCACCTTCGATACGACACCAAGGTTATAGAGCGTAAACAGCTCCAGGCCCAAAAGCGAGCCCACCTCAACCATGACACCAACGGTCATGATTTGACTTCTGCACTTCATTCTGGTCCAGTACGTCTGCCGGAACTCAAGCCGGCTCCCAAGAGTAAGGCGAAGCCTGGTCAGCCGGGATCTGGTTCCAAGGGTCTCAAGTGGCCTCTTAACATGCCTGTTCATGGCGGCAACCCATTCAGCTCTCCTTCAGACTATGGCATCCAGACACCAATCCAGCGTGAACCTACGCCaccgcctcctccaccacctcctccgAAATATCCTATCGAAGATTTGCAGCTTGAGCCCCGAGATGATCGCAAGCGTCCGCCTCTTAGATTTCTCTGCAGAAACCCACCTGTCAAGGTTGAAAACGACGATATGCCGCAGAGTGAGTATTGcgacaagattgagatggaATCGATTGGCCCATTGCTGGAGACTTGGGACACCCTCAATGTGTATTGCGAGGTGTTCAAGCTGGACTCGTTCACATTTGACGATTATGTTGAGACCCTCTGCGTTGCATCAGAGGAGGTTCCGATTCAATTGCTTGACGAGATCCATTGCTCAGTATTGAAGATTCTGGTGGACTCCGAAGCCGATGGTGGCAAGGTTCGCATCACCCTACCCGAAgtcgacgaagaagatagcGACGAGGACAGCGATGAGGATGCCAGCGCTCTGCCAACTCCTGAGCCCGAGGCTCGGCCAGTCGGACGAGCTACCCGCAGTAGTCTTGCTAAGGCGGAGGCAGAACGTTTAGCTGCCGAGGCCGCGGCCGCTGAGAAAGAAAGCGAGGAGGAGACTAAGCATCGCGCCGAGCAACTTCTCAAGGATTACGACTGGATCGAACACCTTCGAAAGCGAGACTTTACTAACGGAGGATGGGAGCGAATCATGGTTGGCCTTCTCCATCAGTTGTCAAAGAACGAACGTCGACATGAGGTCTGCGAGGAGCTCTTGCACCTCCTTGTGCCTGCTGGAGTTGACGCTACTCAAGAAACTGTCAAGCAGCGATACGCCCAACTCGATGTCAACCAGCGTGTCAAGGCTTTGCAGATAATCTGCATGCTGACCACTGAGACCAAGGCCATGCGAGGCTACATGGAAGATTGCAGCGAAACCATGACCACGTACCGCAAGGAGAGGATCGAATGGCAGCGGCAACGTAAGCAAGC CATTGAAGATCTACGCCAACTCAATGAGCAGAAAAAGATCCTCCTACCAGAGAACATGCCTCCTTCCCCACCAAAGGAAGAGGATGGAGACGTGAAAATAGCTGATCCTGAAGATTCCATCATCTCACGAGGGGGAGATGGcgaagaaacagaagatgaTCCATCGGCTCGCAAGCGCCGACGACCTCAGACGGCTAAGCAGCGTaagcaagaggaagaagaggctcgcaagaaggagaaggctgccAAGGTTGCTAAGACGCCCAAACCGCCAGCCCAATCAAAGCAGTTCACCAAACTCTTGAAAGATATtcagaagaaagaggaagtCATCAAAAAGtgtgaggaggagattgccGTCATCGAAAACGATCTGCGCGAGGCTGACTGCCCTCGGACCCGAGTACTTGGAAAGGATCGCTTCTGGAACCGGTACTATTGGTTTGAACGAAATGGCATGCCGTATGGTGGGCTTCCTGATAGCTCGACCGCATCAGCCGATTACGCCAACGGCCTGATCTGGGTTCAAGGACCTGACGAGCTTGAGCGAGAAGGATACATCGACCTGCCTGCTGAACTCCAGGAAGAGTACAAGGAAAAGTTCAACATGACTGTTCCTGAGCGAAAGGCTATGGAAGAGGCTAACACCAGCGTCTTCAACGCACACCAGTGGGGTTACATCTCGGAGCCGGCGCATGTAGATGAGCTCATCAAATGGCTGGACCCTCGTGGTTTCAACGAACTCAAGCTTCGAAAGGAGCTCTTAAGTTTCAAGGACAAGATCGCCAAACATATGGAGAGCCGCAAGGCCTACCTGtccaaggaggaagatggtgatAAGAAAGAGGAGAATCACAAGCGAATGAGCACTCGCATCCGGGACAAGTCGCCGGAGGCGCCCAACTATCGCAGTCTCCAGTGGGAGAACACGACCGCGCTGGAGGAACTAGGACACTTACACAGTGATCCCCCGCCACCTCCCAGATCTCGAAAGCAGACACGAAAGCGGGAGGCCGTTAATGACGCGCCAGCCCCAGCAGCAAAGTctcgacgacgatga
- a CDS encoding glycosyl transferase, with the protein MSEHYPTLAQTALVAAAFKILLFPAYKSTDFEVHRNWLAITNSLPLEKWYFEKTSEWTLDYPPFFAYFEWILAHVARLIDPLMVKVYNLDYESWQTVYFQRTSVIITELVLVWALQTFIDNAPLKSRRAAQVAALSIILSPGLLIIDHIHFQYNGFMYGILVMSLVLARDKNELLTSGLIFAALLCFKHIYLYLAPAYFVYLLRAYCLSSKSIFRIRFLNSIKLGLGIGTIFGAAFGPFAAMNQIPQLLSRLFPFSRGLCHAYWAPNVWALYSFADRILIHIAPRVGWAVDKNALQSVTRGLVGDTAFAVLPEISPRTCFVLTLFFQVLPLIKLFSQPTWETFIGAVTLCGYASFLFGWHVHEKAILLVIIPFSLIALRDRRHLGAFRPLAVAGHVSLFPLLFTPAEFPIKTIYTITWLVVFLMAFDRLAPASNKPRIFLLDRFSTLYIAVSIPLILYCSLLHQIIFGKSYEFLPLMFTSSYTAIGVVGSWLGYMVVYFTA; encoded by the exons ATGAGCGAACATTACCCAACACTTGCGCAGACTGCGCTTGTGGCTGCCGCCTTCAAAATCCTCCTGTTCCCCGCATA CAAATCGACCGACTTTGAAGTCCATCGTAATTGGCTCGCTATCACGAACAGTCTTCCTCTAGAGAAATGGTACTTCGAAAAGACTTCGGAATGGACTCTGGATTATCCCCCCTTCTTCGCCTACTTCGAATGGATCCTCGCACACGTCGCCCGTCTGATTGATCCCCTCATGGTCAAAGTCTACAACCTCGATTACGAGAGCTGGCAAACGGTCTACTTTCAACGAACTTCTGTTATTATCACAGAGCTTGTTCTGGTCTGGGCCCTTCAGACCTTTATCGACAATGCGCCTCTAAAGTCCCGTCGCGCTGCTCAGGTCGCTGCTCTATCTATCATTCTTTCTCCCGGACTTCTCATTATCGACCATATTCACTTCCAGTACAATGGTTTCATGTACGGAATTCTTGTCATGTCTCTTGTCCTTGCTCGCGACAAGAATGAGCTACTAACTAGTGGGCTCATCTTTGCTGCCCTCCTATGCTTCAAGCACATTTACTTGTACTTGGCGCCGGCTTATTTCGTATATCTCCTGCGAGCATATTGCTTGTCGTCTAAATCCATCTTCCGAATCCGATTCTTGAATTCGATCAAGCTGGGTTTGGGTATTGGAACCATCTTTGGAGCTGCTTTTGGACCATTTGCAGCTATGAATCAGATTCCTCAGCTTCTGAGCAGATTATTCCCTTTCTCTCGCGGCCTATGTCACGCTTACTGGGCGCCTAATGTCTGGGCTCTTTACTCTTTTGCGGATCGAATCTTGATTCACA TTGCTCCACGCGTTGGCTGGGCTGTCGATAAGAACGCCTTGCAAAGTGTCACTCGTGGCTTAGTTGGAGATACAGCTTTTGCCGTTCTGCCTGAAATCAGCCCAAGAACATGTTTCGTTCTCACACTGTTCTTCCAGGTCCTACCTTTGATCAAGCTATTCTCTCAACCAACCTGGGAGACGTTCATCGGTGCTGTCACCCTATGTGGCTAtgcctcttttctctttggcTGGCATGTTCATGAGAAGGccattcttcttgtcatcatccCCTTCAGTCTTATTGCTCTCCGAGACAGACGTCATCTCGGAGCCTTCCGGCCGCTGGCTGTTGCCGGTCATGTATCACTCTTCCCCCTGCTGTTCACGCCGGCAGAATTTCCTATTAAGACCATCTACACTATCACCTGGCTTGTTGTCTTCCTCATGGCGTTTGATCGTCTTGCCCCTGCTTCCAACAAGCCCAGGATCTTCCTACTAGACCGGTTCAGCACACTGTACATTGCCGTGAGCATCCCACTCATTTTATACTGCTCACTCCTACACCAGATCATATTTGGCAAGAGCTATGAATTCCTTCCGTTGATGTTTACGAGCTCGTATACTGCGATTGGCGTGGTTGGAAGCTGGTTGGGTTATATGGTTGTGTATTTCACAGCATGA
- a CDS encoding concanavalin A-like lectin/glucanase domain-containing protein, with amino-acid sequence MKVSFSLAALLAASLSQAQYLISELSFGHAGRISPPEARGQIPNFAVQGNPNTPEVLSNRIILTPLAPGNQRGAVWGQQPLLRNQWIADVDFRANGPDRGRGNLNIWLVRNGPATIGSGSIYTVGKFDGLALVIDTSGGSSGMVRGFLNDGNTDYSRQSNVDELSFGHCPYNYRNLGRPSQVKLRQTARTFRVELDGNLCFESDKFSIPTGYQFGVTAATPDNPDSFEVFKMVVMADNSDSGPVRDPPKQNQNQGQNQNQNQRVPPVRDTSNSNNKRNDGEYADEDPDIFQTSKAQFMDLHNRLQNTNHQLASLQRTSSRHQQQDEKRHEDLTALIGQLRADMRKLDDITALHSRVMELEKDIQGLRKELNRKLQSTERTFKDTLSDHHNSLSETVMAKTPGHRFLIFVFLGTQGLLVAAYVVYKKRRSSMPKKYL; translated from the exons ATGAAggtctctttctctttggctGCGCTGCTGGCAGCAAGCCTGTCGCAGGCTCAGTATCTCATCAGTGAACTTAGTTTTGGTCATGCTGGAAG GATAAGCCCACCCGAAGCTCGTGGACAGATCCCCAACTTTGCTGTCCAAGGCAACCCCAACACGCCCGAGGTTCTCTCAAACCGAATTATCTTGACACCTCTTGCTCCTGGTAATCAACGAGGTGCCGTATGGGGCCAGCAGCCTTTACTTCGAAACCAATGGATCGCCGACGTCGACTTCCGAGCCAACGGACCTGATCGTGGCCGTGGTAACCTCAACATCTGGCTTGTTCGCAACGGTCCTGCTACGATTGGCTCTGGAAGCATTTACACTGTCGGAAAGTTCGACGGTTTGGCTCTGGTTATTGATACTTCTGGCGGTTCTAGTGGTATGGTTCGAGGGTTCTTGAACGATGGAAACACCGATTATTCGAGGCAAAGCAATGTCGATGAGCTCTCATTCGGCCACTGCCCTTACAACTACCGCAACCTCGGCCGACCTTCGCAGGTCAAGCTTCGACAGACCGCCAGGACATTCCGTGTTGAGTTGGATGGTAACCTGTGCTTCGAGTCAGACAAGTTCAGCATTCCCACAGGCTATCAGTTTGGTGTCACTGCTGCTACCCCTGATAATCCTGATTCTTTTGAGGTCTTCAAGATGGTTGTCATGGCTGATAACAGCGACAGTGGTCCTGTTCGTGACCCTCCTAAGCAGAACCAAAATCAGGGCCAGAatcagaaccagaaccagcgTGTTCCACCCGTCAGGGACACCTCCAACAGTAATAACAAGCGAAACGATGGCGAGTACGCAGATGAAGATCCTGATATCTTCCAGACTTCCAAAGCTCAGTTCATGGATCTGCACAATCGCCTTCAGAACACCAACCACCAGCTCGCCTCCCTACAGCGCACCTCCTCACGCCACCAGCAGCAGGATGAGAAACGCCACGAGGACTTGACCGCCCTGATCGGCCAGCTCCGTGCTGATATGCGAAAGCTCGACGATATCACTGCTCTGCACAGCCGTGTCATGGAGCTCGAGAAGGATATTCAGGGTCTCCGAAAGGAACTCAACCGCAAGCTGCAGTCCACCGAGCGTACCTTCAAGGACACACTCTCTGACCACCATAACTCTTTGTCAGAGACTGTCATGGCCAAGACTCCTGGCCACCGCTTCCTtatcttcgtcttccttgGCACACAAGGTCTTCTCGTTGCGGCTTATGTGGTTTACAAGAAACGGCGCTCATCCATGCCTAAGAAGTATCTGTAG
- a CDS encoding 26S proteasome subunit RPN7-domain-containing protein, with protein sequence MSESSPLTAFFGQMKNLGGIVVQEQPKLDLDLYIQNYTGRTRIDRLIQIGKSSVPLCIDALKAAIAEIKKGSDVALYVEAWGCIRVAAPDDPDAQKDQAWIDRVERENKMEAARLETQLKQYRHNLIKESIRMGNEDLGLHFEKTGYLEAAAEAYNRMRQDVTTTKHIIDCGIHLVNVYIARRDWTMVLNNLGKIVGVQSGEEERTYQPYTKLVSGIALLGLKHYKDAANNFLQVDFTLPPAQYNHIASPNDIAVYGGLLALATMDRQELQTRVLDNQSFRSFLEHESHVRKAISLFVNGRYSNCLAILESIRNDCLLDIYLQRHVSSLYSQIRRKCIVQYFIPFSCVTLESLNQAFAQEGESVEMELVSMIREGILKARLDIKEQLLIADQPNPRLEMQKQALEVATKYEEEAKERLRRISLIAAGLEVAGRAKGPGLGGRGIDEQWYGESKAPGQPGAVEA encoded by the exons ATGTCCGAGTCAAGTCCTCTGACGGCTTTCTTTGGCCAGATGAAAAACTTGGGTGGCATCGTTGTCCAAG AACAACCAAAGCTCGACCTCGATCTCTATATCCAGAATTACACCG GCCGAACAAGAATCGATCGCCTCATCCAAATCGGAAAGTCCTCCGTACCACTTTGTATCGACGCGCTGAAGGCTGCAAtcgccgagatcaagaaagGCTCAGATGTGGCCCTATACGTCGAAGCTTGGGGCTGCATTCGCGTTGCCGCTCCTGATGACCCCGATGCCCAAAAAGATCAAGCATGGATCGATAGAGTCGAGCGCGAGAACAAGATGGAAGCTGCACGGCTCGAAACCCAGCTTAAGCAGTACCGACACAATTTGATCAAAGAGAGCATCCGA ATGGGAAACGAAGATTTGGGTTTGCATTTCGAAAAAACCGGATATTTAGAGGCAGCAGCCGAGGCGTACAACCGCATGCGCCAGGACGTAACCACCACCAAACACATTATCGATTGCGGCATCCACCTCGTGAATGTCTATATCGCTAGACGGGACTGGACCATGGTTCTTAACAATCTGGGTAAGATCGTCGGCGTTCAGAGTGGTGAGGAGGAACGTACATATCAGCCATACACAAAACTTGTCTCCGGTATTGCGCTCCTTGGTCTTAAGCACTACAAGGATGCAGCCAACAACTTCCTCCAAGTTGACTTCACCCTACCGCCTGCGCAATACAACCACATCGCTAGCCCAAACGACATTGCCGTTTACGGAGGTCTCCTTGCCCTGGCCACTATGGATAGACAGGAGCTTCAAACTCGAGTCTTGGACAACCAGTCGTTCCGTTCGTTCCTAGAACACGAGTCGCACGTTCGCAAGGCCATCAGTCTTTTTGTCAATGGCAGATACTCAAACTGCCTCGCTATTCTCGAGTCCATTCGAAACGACTGTCTCCTGGACATCTACCTACAGCGCCACGTCTCATCGCTCTACTCACAGATCCGAAGAAAATGCATTGTCCAGTACTTCATACCATTCTCGTGTGTCACCCTCGAGAGCTTGAACCAAGCATTTGCGCAAGAAGGAGAGTCAGTCGAGATGGAGCTCGTATCTATGATCCGCGAGGGAATACTCAAGGCCCGTCTAGATATCAAGGAACAG TTGCTCATTGCAGACCAACCCAACCCGAGACTTGAGATGCAGAAGCAGGCACTTGAGGTCGCTACCAAGTACGAGGAGGAAGCCAAGGAGAGACTCCGTCGCATCAGCCTCATTGCCGCTGGTCTTGAGGTTGCAGGAAGGGCAAAAGGACCTGGCCTTGGTGGTCGTGGAATAGATGAACAGTGGTACGGTGAGAGCAAGGCACCGGGACAGCCAGGCGCCGTCGAGGCCTAG